The sequence below is a genomic window from Schistocerca nitens isolate TAMUIC-IGC-003100 chromosome 4, iqSchNite1.1, whole genome shotgun sequence.
AGGTAGGCTAATTTAGCAAGAGTTTTATCTTCTCCATATACTGCAGTGGGGCACAGACTGGAGTGCAGACAGTGTGTGGAATGCCTGACTTACCCATGGTGCCTGCAGGTGTGAGTAGTAGTTGATCCAGCCTCTTGGTATAAGTCCATATGCATACCTGATGATTGCAACTCAttctgttgttgaaatattttgcaTGCCTGACACGACTATCCACCACTTTGACTTCTGAGCCAGGTGATATATAAAAGCATACCATCACAATGTTTGACTTACCGTTCTCTATTGCAATAAGTATGCTGttgattttacacacacacacacacacacacacacacacacacacacacacacacacacatacagaagaaAGGGGAATCCAAATAGCACGGGTTTTGAAGCAGCTGCCAAAGTCACTGATGTGATGATGTTGAGCATAGTcaacagtaggggggggggggggggtagagttgTAGTTACGCAGGCAAAATTTGGAGGTGTGGTGGATGTCTAGCTACTTGTACTGATGTAAAATGTTACAGAGTAATCACAGCATAGCTGATTATGGATGAGAAGAATGACCTGTACATTGCGGAATGGGAGTAGCTTCATAGTGATGGACTAGGATAAGTGCATAAATTGGATGGGTGATGGAGTGTTGCAGTGTGGGTGAGACTGCTGGCAGTTAGAAGATACTCATTATCTTGAAAATAAGGGAGCTGCAGCTTTATAGCAATTTTACGATTGAAGTTAAAATAAATGATATTGGGAAGAGGTTTTTTTGCATATAATCGTCTCTGCAGACcataatgcatgatgtaaattGTAGATCTTTCAATCTGAGTGCAAAGATGAAAGCTTTTCCTGACGTCAGCTTTTGGCTGCTGACTAAATAACCTTTACTTGACACTGTCTTTATATACGTATTAAAACACATTTGGTCGCGGCGCTAATGGCTGCAAAGATAAAAGCTTTTCCTGACGTCAACTTttggctggcgtgggtgcttgccgaGATAGTGTCTGAAAGACAACTATCTTGGAAGAATTGTCTGAAAGACAACTATCTTGCAGTGACAGCCATGGCCGCCACGGCGACCTCGGGACCCAGTGACCCGGCGGCCTCATGAAACATGAAACATGGCACTTACATGCCGTTTCGTTTCGAGGCCGCCAGGTCACTGGGTCCCAAGGTTGCCGTGGCGGCCATGGCTGTCACTGCAAGATAGTTGTCTTTCAGACACTATCTCGGCAAGCACCCATGCCAGCCAAAAGTTGACGTCAGGAAAAGCTTTTATCTTTGCAGCCATTAGCGCCGCGACTTGTATATAAGGGACACTAAATCAGTGTACTGCACAATGTCTTCAACTGATATACAACCGGTTGCTACTACTTCAAGGGATTGTACATTGGAAGAATTGCTGCTCTGAAAGAAACATTTACATTTGCTATGTGAACTATTCAGCTTTATTTTCTATTTGACTTTTCAGGCCTCTTttattaataaaacatttgattCTTGAGTCTCTGTTGTTCTTTTATAAACAATGTGGGTAAGTGCTTGATGGTGAATAGTAATTGTGACATTTTTTCATTGTAAGAGATTAAAACAGTTATTGAAGTTTGACAAAATGATTAAGAATTACCTTAGTTTAATTATGTGCCTTCAGACATCACAATCATGTCTTGGACCTGACCTCAGCAATACGTTTTTCTGGTCTTCCAAACAATGCACAATTGGAAATGGCACCAATAGCTAAGCAGCGAAAAGAATCTGAAGTTACTGTTGCTCTACAGTCTGAGTCTGGAAGCAGGAACATGGGAAGTTTTGTACCAACAGGTGATTATGTTTCAACAATAATCTAGGATGAAAGACTAATGAAGTTTGCGTTTCACTCACTGTGCTCTTCACTCTCTGTTTTTAGATAATTTATGGGACATTGTGCAGAAACTTTGTCCAGAAGGAACAGATATTAGCTCAAATCCTGTGGTGATATATATGCGTTCAGAAGTAGTGGGCGTACAGAAACTTAGAGAAACAACATTAAGAAATCTGGGCATAACTGGAGGTAGAGCCATGTTGAGGTAACAATCTTTCATTGCAGTAACCACTACCATCCAAAATTATATTTTTCTGGTTACTACATTTTAATTTTGCAGGTTGATTCAACGTGCACCAGAAGAGCTCCAGTATCAAGCCAATGTATCAGCTCCTTTACCACACAAACCTGTGGAACCTGTTACTAAAAAGGCACCTGAGATTGCTAAATCCCAACCAGAGCAGTTAAAATTATCACCCAAGGAGTTAAAACCCCACAAAGAAACTTCAAAGACAGTTGAATCAGCAGTAAGGAATGTTACTAGTGCAGACATGGAAGGGTGTATGCATTCCACAGATGTAACTGATGTACAGCAAGTGACTACTACTAAAATTGAAGAGAATAAAGAAAATCAGGACATATTCATTGATTCCCAGAGGTGtactgaaaataaaacaaagaaaattgaTAGAGATGATGCTATGAAGATGGATGTTCCTGTTGACAGAGAAGCTGCTCCTACCACAACGCATTGTGCAGATCCAGGTCCTGAACCTGTTGAAGAAGAACTTATTCTAGTAAGATGTTCATCTTTGTGAACTGGTGAAatgatgttcaaaagtcatatcatCATGCTCCGTTTTAAATGATGGGTTGACTATTTCCTTATAACTTTATTTCAATAACTGATAAGGATCCAACACTGAAACTAGTTTTTGATTGAAATCTCCAAAGTTTGAATATCATAAAATAACGTTATAAGTTTGTGGTGGAAATCAATTGTGATGTTCTGTGAGAAGAAAAATTTTAATGCATTTTTACCAGCACTGTTGAAGTGCTTTGACTTTTCATAACACTGTGATACCTGTGTAAATAAGTCTTTGTTTCTTTTTCAGTTAGGTGATAGAAATGCCATTGCTTTCAATTCTGCTTGTGTGCAGAGTGCTGTTTATGATGATCTCCCAGATGACTTTTTTGACCTGACTGTAGAGGATGCACGAATATTGCTGAGAGATATAAAACGTCGAAGGTAAGTTTGCAGCTAACTTTACATGAGAATTGTGGTTTTTGACTGTCACTTTGACAGAACGTTATTCTGAGATTGCTGTTACATTTATGAACACAGCATCTTCCCATGAAAGTCACATAAGCGTCAACTTGCTGCCTTTAATTGTGGGAACGTcagtttttctacatctacatgtacaactACATAGATACTCCAGAAGCCACCGTACAGTGTGTATTGGAGAGTACCCTGTATCACTGCTTATCATTTCACTTGCAAATAGTGAGGCAAAAATGACTAACGGTATgtctccatatgagtcctaatttctcgtatcttatcttcatggtccttaagtgCAATGTATGTTATCAGCAATAGAGGTGTtcagcagtcaacttcaaatgccagttctctaaattttctcgaaaagACTTTTGCCTTCCCTCagtgatccccatttgagttcccgaagactctccataacacttgcgtgttgtttgaacctatcaGTAACCAGTCTTGCAGCCCGCCTCTGcattgctttgatatcttccttcaatctgatctggtacggattccaaacattcGAGTGATACACAATAATAGTAGTAAGTTTGTTTTTTAATATTACCTTTACAGGTATGAGGTAAAGCTGTTAAGTTTGCACAGtgataattagtagcattcaactGTATTTATGTCCTACACACTGCTCAACAAAGCATTTTCAGAGATGATGCTTCACCATCAGGTTGTAAAACTTTGTTCATGaagttaaaacaataaaaaatctaCCAACAATAATAATTATGGCGTTCATAAGATACAATCGGTATCAGTCCATGGCTGCCCAATCTCACAGCACACACTATACCAGGCTACGTCTTGCTTCTCTAGTGTGGGATCAGAGTGTCAAGTTGACGCTTATGGAGGTTTAGGGGGTTGTTGTGAAGTGACATGCATCAAAGAGAGATAACAAATTTATAATCATGTAAATGCCCTAAAATAAGTCTACAAAGCCACAAAAAAATCTTATTTCATTGTCTTGTACATTCGGAAGATTGCTGtgtttctttcaatgaatctccatTTCTTCTAGCAAGTAGAGGTTCCTCCCCTTCTTTTATGTGTGCAAGATTTCTAATTCCTTTTTTATTCCCACAATGGGATGGCctatttcatatatatggttcacaACAGCTGATTTCGTCATAATTACTTAATCTGAATGAATCTTTATGTTCATTGTAcctgaaaaatgtttttttttccctttgtgGGGTGGCAGGTAAATAATCAGATGGTCAGTACTTTGTcattttgaaaaggcactcatatTATCTGTGTGTGCTTTACACCTACCTTCGCTGTTTACaaaagcctgaaaactatttttgcggccAGCCAGGAAGtagtggagaacatactgaccataatttccagtctaaaAGTCCATGTTactctttgtgctcactgaaagaaaatgttcctacttgccgTTTAGTCAGTGGGATCAGGAGCTGTAACCATAAATAaaagtttttgagttttagctgtttgatatattctgtaaaagttcacaagcacaaaatataataatatcacTAATGATGATGATCATAATAATATTCCTATCAGAAACAGTTTAGAGGCCACATTTACAGGAAATTCTAAGTAAAAAGGTgtatcgccctgacttctaataccaaaagttaattgctcaccttaaaagtacaaaataattttgccacTTGCCATGCGTTTAATAAACATTATGGGTGGCACATCCATGaaatctaaacgatccaggacaGTATACAGTCCTCACGAGTTCACTTTCTACTTTTACCAAAAATGCCTTCAAGTCTGCCCAGTTCTGACGTCATCTGAGACAAAACATATGCAAGCGTTCGACTGACACGAACAGATTTATATCTTGGTGCGAAGTGTCTCCACCGAACTGCCTCTCTGACCATATTTGTAAATGGGCACAGTGGACTGCCAaatggaacatctgctgtcaactGCCCTAGACTCAAGTAGCAGTATTTAAGTGGCCCCTTTCTCAGACATGTATTACTTACTAGCTctgttgtttaacaatttacaatcttcttaatttttatataaatagttAAGTTTTCTTTAGTTATTGAAAAAGTTTTAGCttagctgcgtttaaactttgccaGCTAGAATCTTTAGAATGAAGTAAATAGTAGagcatgacctctgaactgcctctttaagactCCTTGTAAACTCTGTTATTTACAATAGCATCTTGAAACTTAGTACAGCTGTATTGTTGCATGCATGTAATCGAGTgttgtaattagaactttctattacaaatacaaatgatacttaatctatcatgacattttcattccaaatttggtttttagcaGGTATCTTGAAAACTAATATAGGCAGTTTATTGATGTTACTTATTTAATGCTTTTCGACAAACTGTGGTTACACACGTATTTTCATCTATGTGATAGCTTCAACTTTTCGTCCAAAAGCAGATTTTGAACGCAGTATTGCTCTAATCAAGCTGAGACCTGTAACTTTTaactgtgacatacatttgcatattCTGAAAAACTTTTAGTTTTGTAGTCTTATTATTCAGTGCCACTTACTTTTTTCTTAAGCTCGTATATCTTGTCCAACATATTCATTTGATCTTTCTGAGACCTTACAGTGTTaatattaatatactgaagcatacactgatgaagtttggaaaagttattttaatttttagtttcattCTTAGATATGGTGCAATCCTTTATATGTTAAGCCCAGGCAGATGTGTTATGACGATGTGGTGCTGgtagtagtgaactggggtaaACCCTGGCACATACGCTTGCCTCTGCACCTCTTACAGTGATACAGCACTTGTTTTGCCTTGTCACCCTCCATTtatctttttgaaaaatttatttttgaacaaaattaaatattgtaAACAAGTGATGTTAGTATAGCTGATTGCTTTTAAATGGAATTGATTTTAGCTAAATTTTCCTTATTAATGTACCCACAAAGTTAACCATATAGAAAAACATAATATAGTGGGTTTTTACAACCAGTCTTT
It includes:
- the LOC126252838 gene encoding tether containing UBX domain for GLUT4, whose translation is MSAGKSVIVLTPNGRRQTVKVTPNTTILQVLEEVCRKHGFQAEEYDIKHHNHVLDLTSAIRFSGLPNNAQLEMAPIAKQRKESEVTVALQSESGSRNMGSFVPTDNLWDIVQKLCPEGTDISSNPVVIYMRSEVVGVQKLRETTLRNLGITGGRAMLRLIQRAPEELQYQANVSAPLPHKPVEPVTKKAPEIAKSQPEQLKLSPKELKPHKETSKTVESAVRNVTSADMEGCMHSTDVTDVQQVTTTKIEENKENQDIFIDSQRCTENKTKKIDRDDAMKMDVPVDREAAPTTTHCADPGPEPVEEELILLGDRNAIAFNSACVQSAVYDDLPDDFFDLTVEDARILLRDIKRRRAELEDAPITTSAMRELEASKQVLNNLGRYKKSVIRIYFPDQLVLQGTFAPHETVSTVAQFVRGFLCDPELQFYLFTAPPKQVLSDDLHLVEAGLIPSAVIHFGSEKPAGDGSYLKPDIMNRLTSPNAALNIASRHRATPHVTQNRETVNTDKPSTSGTQPHHSKENPVHKSSQRAAAVSSDIHPNKIPKWFKPL